The following proteins are co-located in the Aurantiacibacter atlanticus genome:
- a CDS encoding GNAT family N-acetyltransferase, whose protein sequence is MTDTATATLIPLAQVNPAMIDELLDRAFGSDRHRRTAYKVREGTEWLPALSFGALDTEEMLVGTIQVWPLALTDETGRRHPILMVGPVAVVPERQSEGFGHVLMAAMADALDPAARLPQLLIGDPEYYERFGFFSGPTQKWALPGPFERHRLLVRADNPAILPEVGTLGPWIG, encoded by the coding sequence ATGACTGATACCGCAACCGCTACTCTCATTCCGCTCGCGCAGGTGAATCCTGCGATGATCGACGAATTGCTCGACCGTGCTTTCGGGTCTGATCGCCACCGCCGCACTGCCTACAAGGTGCGCGAGGGGACCGAATGGCTGCCCGCGCTCAGCTTTGGCGCGCTGGATACAGAGGAAATGCTGGTCGGCACAATTCAAGTCTGGCCGCTTGCGCTGACGGATGAAACGGGCAGACGCCACCCCATCTTGATGGTCGGACCGGTCGCCGTAGTGCCTGAGAGGCAGAGCGAAGGCTTTGGCCATGTGCTGATGGCAGCAATGGCAGATGCGCTCGACCCCGCTGCCCGCTTGCCGCAATTGCTGATCGGCGATCCGGAATATTATGAACGGTTCGGCTTTTTTTCCGGGCCGACTCAAAAGTGGGCCTTGCCAGGCCCGTTTGAACGTCATCGCCTGCTTGTGCGAGCGGATAATCCGGCCATACTTCCTGAGGTTGGCACGCTTGGCCCTTGGATTGGCTGA
- the folP gene encoding dihydropteroate synthase, giving the protein MTDTLYIHPLTFVSGPQAVEGDAVRLAGGMVYAREFAVVLRRDGAIIQREIVTRDGVEEVFARLPDDVGPEAEAQWSDLRNAHLALELGGRTIRLDQPQVMGVLNVTPDSFSDGGKFMDDADEMQAHAAAMHEAGAAIIDIGGESTRPGAKAVWEGEEIERVRPAIEYCAGMGAPVSIDTRRPAVMEAALEAGAHIINDVSALRYDPRSLEFAAASGVPVILMHAPGKGEDLHAGGDYSAVAFDVFDFLKQARDGAVEAGVRRANIILDPGIGFGKSLADNLNILNHLPMFHALGQPLLLGASRKRMVGALSNEAAPHQRTGGSLALAQLGMNAGVQLLRVHDVFETVQARNVWRGLRDAALTDFGGLAN; this is encoded by the coding sequence ATGACCGACACACTCTATATCCATCCGCTCACTTTTGTTTCCGGCCCGCAGGCAGTGGAAGGCGATGCCGTGCGGCTGGCCGGCGGCATGGTCTATGCGCGTGAATTTGCCGTGGTCCTGCGGCGTGACGGGGCCATCATCCAGCGTGAGATCGTGACGCGCGATGGCGTGGAAGAGGTCTTCGCCCGCCTGCCCGATGATGTTGGACCAGAAGCCGAAGCGCAGTGGTCCGATTTGCGCAATGCACATCTCGCGCTGGAATTGGGCGGACGCACCATTCGGCTGGACCAGCCGCAGGTAATGGGCGTGCTCAATGTAACGCCGGACAGTTTTTCCGATGGCGGCAAGTTCATGGACGATGCGGATGAAATGCAGGCCCATGCTGCCGCAATGCATGAAGCCGGAGCAGCAATCATCGATATTGGCGGCGAAAGCACACGTCCCGGCGCAAAGGCGGTGTGGGAAGGCGAGGAAATCGAGCGTGTCAGGCCGGCGATCGAATATTGCGCCGGCATGGGCGCACCCGTCAGCATAGATACGCGTCGCCCCGCAGTGATGGAAGCCGCATTGGAAGCAGGCGCGCACATCATCAACGATGTATCCGCGCTGCGCTATGATCCGCGCAGCCTTGAATTTGCAGCCGCGAGCGGAGTTCCCGTAATCCTGATGCACGCGCCCGGCAAGGGCGAGGATTTGCACGCAGGTGGCGATTATTCCGCCGTTGCATTCGACGTTTTCGATTTTCTGAAACAGGCGCGAGACGGGGCGGTGGAGGCTGGGGTAAGGCGTGCCAATATCATCCTTGATCCGGGCATTGGGTTTGGCAAATCATTGGCGGACAACCTCAATATTCTCAATCATTTGCCGATGTTCCACGCCCTGGGGCAACCATTGCTTTTGGGTGCCAGCCGCAAACGTATGGTTGGCGCGCTCAGCAATGAAGCTGCTCCGCACCAGCGCACCGGCGGATCGCTGGCGCTGGCGCAATTGGGTATGAATGCAGGCGTGCAATTGCTGCGCGTGCACGATGTGTTCGAAACTGTGCAGGCACGCAATGTCTGGCGCGGCTTGCGTGACGCTGCGCTTACCGATTTCGGCGGTTTGGCGAATTAG
- a CDS encoding DUF1285 domain-containing protein: MPYDPPPELAGLTLADVAELVAARKLPPLESWDPPAIEPSGIRIAADGSWYHDGSRITRAAMVRAFASLLRREADGTYWLVTPHYKQTIEVEDAAFIAVDMKVDDGALAFRLNTDDLVVAGPDNPLRASGDPQSPAIYLMVRHGCEARLDRSTWLDLAEHALSGQYDNAPLQVTSLNECFALVPA; the protein is encoded by the coding sequence ATGCCATACGATCCACCTCCTGAACTTGCAGGATTGACCCTTGCCGATGTGGCCGAACTGGTTGCTGCGCGCAAATTGCCTCCCCTTGAAAGCTGGGATCCGCCCGCAATCGAACCCAGCGGCATTCGCATCGCAGCAGACGGCAGCTGGTATCATGATGGCAGCAGGATTACTCGGGCCGCCATGGTGCGCGCTTTTGCCAGCCTTTTACGGCGCGAGGCGGATGGCACATATTGGCTGGTAACGCCGCATTACAAGCAAACCATCGAAGTCGAGGATGCCGCTTTCATCGCTGTTGATATGAAGGTGGATGACGGCGCGCTCGCCTTTCGTCTCAATACAGATGATCTTGTGGTTGCAGGGCCGGACAATCCCCTGCGCGCTTCGGGCGATCCGCAATCGCCTGCCATTTATCTCATGGTGCGCCATGGCTGCGAAGCGCGGCTGGATCGGTCGACCTGGCTGGACCTGGCCGAACATGCCTTGTCCGGGCAGTATGATAATGCACCGCTCCAGGTTACGAGTCTTAACGAATGTTTCGCGCTGGTTCCGGCATGA
- a CDS encoding CCA tRNA nucleotidyltransferase codes for MDSVSLPAADWTNREDLATLVTALGSHNMRWVGGAVRDTLLGLPVKDIDVATKLHPDTVMKRLAEADIRAIPTGIEHGTVTAVLPMGNVEITTLRKDVATDGRRATIAFAEEWRDDAARRDFTINAMFTHPVTLEISDYFDGLADLVIPRVRFIGDARERIREDHLRILRYYRFQARLGAALDEAAEDACAQLAPMLKGLSRERIAMELLAILALPDPHATLARMQEKGVLPVILPEAGESGLASLENLLKAEEKQDAAPSAIRRLAALLPPDRHVAEQIAARLRLSGSQRKHLMRLATRSSVPDDPHALAYREGMIIARDLLLLKSLSSDLIESWQIPEFPLKGGEIVAREVGAGPEVARILRMVEDRWIAEGFPDRNRVAQMLDDALKP; via the coding sequence TTGGATAGTGTCAGCCTTCCGGCAGCCGACTGGACCAATCGAGAAGACCTCGCAACGCTCGTCACGGCATTGGGGTCACACAATATGCGCTGGGTTGGCGGAGCAGTCCGCGACACTTTGCTTGGATTGCCGGTGAAGGATATCGACGTCGCCACCAAACTGCATCCCGACACGGTCATGAAGAGATTGGCCGAGGCAGATATTCGCGCCATCCCAACAGGGATAGAACACGGCACGGTCACGGCAGTGTTACCCATGGGCAATGTGGAAATTACGACGCTGCGCAAGGATGTCGCCACCGACGGCCGCCGGGCGACTATCGCCTTCGCAGAGGAATGGCGTGACGATGCCGCGCGAAGAGATTTCACCATCAACGCAATGTTCACCCATCCGGTAACGCTGGAGATTTCGGACTATTTTGATGGCCTGGCCGATCTGGTCATCCCACGCGTGCGCTTTATCGGTGATGCGCGCGAACGTATCCGTGAGGATCACTTGCGGATCCTGCGATATTATCGCTTTCAGGCGCGGCTCGGTGCGGCGCTGGATGAAGCGGCGGAGGACGCCTGCGCCCAGCTTGCGCCCATGCTGAAAGGTCTCAGCCGGGAACGCATTGCGATGGAATTGCTCGCGATACTGGCACTTCCCGATCCGCATGCCACGCTGGCGCGCATGCAGGAAAAAGGCGTCTTGCCAGTGATCCTTCCCGAAGCGGGAGAAAGCGGCCTTGCCTCGCTGGAGAACCTGTTGAAGGCAGAGGAAAAGCAAGATGCGGCGCCTTCGGCCATTCGCCGCCTTGCTGCGCTTCTTCCGCCCGATCGGCACGTGGCCGAACAGATCGCTGCGCGCTTGCGCCTTTCCGGTTCCCAGCGAAAGCACCTCATGCGGCTGGCTACACGCAGCAGCGTCCCAGACGACCCCCATGCCCTCGCCTATCGAGAAGGCATGATAATTGCGCGCGATCTCTTGCTTCTGAAAAGCCTGTCCAGCGATCTAATCGAAAGCTGGCAGATCCCTGAATTTCCACTGAAAGGTGGCGAGATCGTTGCCCGCGAGGTGGGCGCGGGGCCAGAAGTTGCCCGCATCTTGCGCATGGTAGAAGACCGCTGGATCGCGGAGGGTTTCCCCGACCGCAACAGGGTCGCGCAGATGCTGGATGATGCACTCAAGCCCTGA
- a CDS encoding NAD(P) transhydrogenase subunit alpha: MRIAILAERAPGESRVAATPETVKKLTALGATMSIEEGAGQAASISDEDYRDAGAQVLSAAKAVEDADIVMGVQAPDVAALKGAKAGAWVAAVFDPFGQKDRVDAYAKAGYEALAMEFMPRITRAQSMDVLSSQSNLSGYKAVIAAANTYGRAFPMMMTAAGTVSAAKVFVMGVGVAGLQAIATAKRLGAQVSATDVRSATKEQIMSLGAKPVFVESVEGIEGEGSGGYATEMSEEYQKAQAELVSSHIAKQDIVITTALIPGRAAPRLITDAQIATMRHGSVVFDLAVSQGGNVEGSVADQVIEKHGVKLMGFSNTPAHLAADASALYSRNLFNFLNAFWNKEAGQPVLDEEIGDAVRLTKGGEVVNERLKG; encoded by the coding sequence ATGCGGATCGCAATTCTTGCAGAGCGGGCGCCGGGCGAAAGCCGCGTTGCGGCCACACCTGAAACCGTCAAGAAGCTCACCGCATTGGGCGCAACCATGTCAATTGAAGAGGGCGCTGGCCAGGCAGCGTCCATTTCAGACGAAGACTATCGCGATGCAGGTGCACAGGTGCTGTCGGCAGCCAAAGCGGTAGAGGATGCCGATATCGTGATGGGTGTGCAGGCACCCGATGTGGCGGCCTTGAAGGGCGCCAAGGCTGGTGCCTGGGTCGCTGCAGTTTTTGATCCATTCGGCCAGAAAGATCGCGTGGATGCCTATGCCAAGGCAGGGTATGAAGCGTTGGCGATGGAATTCATGCCGCGCATTACCCGTGCGCAAAGCATGGACGTGCTGTCCAGTCAGTCCAACCTCTCCGGCTATAAGGCCGTGATCGCTGCGGCCAATACCTATGGCCGCGCATTCCCGATGATGATGACCGCGGCAGGCACCGTCAGCGCGGCAAAGGTGTTTGTGATGGGTGTGGGGGTTGCCGGCCTCCAGGCGATTGCCACTGCAAAGCGGCTGGGCGCACAGGTTTCCGCAACCGATGTGCGTTCTGCCACAAAAGAACAGATAATGTCGCTCGGTGCCAAGCCGGTCTTTGTCGAAAGCGTCGAGGGGATAGAGGGCGAGGGCAGCGGCGGCTATGCCACCGAAATGAGCGAGGAGTACCAGAAGGCGCAGGCAGAACTGGTGTCCAGCCATATTGCCAAGCAGGACATTGTCATCACTACCGCCCTTATTCCGGGGCGGGCCGCTCCGCGGCTGATAACCGATGCGCAGATCGCCACCATGCGTCACGGCAGCGTGGTCTTTGATCTCGCGGTTTCGCAAGGGGGTAATGTTGAAGGCAGTGTAGCTGATCAGGTGATCGAAAAGCACGGCGTCAAGCTGATGGGATTTTCCAATACGCCCGCGCATCTCGCAGCAGATGCCAGCGCGCTCTATTCGCGCAATCTGTTCAATTTCCTCAACGCCTTCTGGAA
- a CDS encoding NUDIX hydrolase, whose amino-acid sequence MSELFDRLSQLFAQSHHVGIAGLRDDSDWARQPLVDAAVLMAVTDRPKSSGGPGLLLTHRPQTMAHHPGQVAFPGGKLEQGEDVVDAALREAHEELAIEPSQVRVIGHAQSFVTGSGFRLTPVLGMVPENIEIRPDTREVAGWFEAPLQHLLDQRNHEQKMGRFGTLELPYTEINWGDHRIWGITAGIIANLSHRMAWEELVG is encoded by the coding sequence ATGAGCGAACTGTTCGATCGCCTTTCCCAACTGTTTGCGCAAAGCCACCATGTCGGCATAGCCGGATTACGCGATGATAGCGACTGGGCAAGGCAGCCATTGGTCGATGCTGCTGTGCTCATGGCCGTGACAGACCGGCCGAAATCCTCAGGCGGCCCCGGCCTGTTGCTGACCCACAGACCCCAGACGATGGCGCACCATCCCGGTCAGGTCGCTTTCCCCGGTGGAAAGCTGGAACAGGGCGAAGATGTCGTCGACGCCGCCCTGAGAGAAGCCCATGAGGAACTGGCGATAGAGCCGTCACAGGTTCGTGTCATTGGCCACGCCCAAAGCTTTGTCACCGGCTCGGGTTTCAGGCTTACGCCAGTGCTGGGTATGGTACCCGAAAATATCGAAATACGTCCCGATACGCGCGAAGTGGCAGGCTGGTTCGAAGCACCGTTGCAGCACCTGCTGGATCAGCGCAATCATGAGCAGAAAATGGGTCGTTTCGGCACGCTGGAACTTCCCTATACGGAGATTAACTGGGGGGATCATCGCATCTGGGGCATCACCGCAGGAATCATCGCCAATCTGTCACACCGCATGGCTTGGGAGGAACTGGTTGGATAG
- a CDS encoding site-specific DNA-methyltransferase: protein MTKIRAPKRKTKHAGVDKADLPLGQILTGDCVAAMRKLPDASVDLVFADPPYNLQLGGDLNRPDGSHVDAVTDDWDQFDSFALYDKFTKDWLTECRRVLKPDGALWVIGSYHNIYRVGAILQDLGFWILNDVVWRKTNPMPNFRGTRFTNAHETLLWASQGEKSRYHFNYRAMKTLNDELQMRSDWTFPICSGGERLKDDAGHKAHPTQKPEALLYRVLLATTEAGDVVLDPFFGTGTTGAVAKRLGREWIGCEREAVYRKVAHARIEKELPLDESALATMQSRKSQPRVAFGAVVEAGLLKPGAEIFDKKRRWKAKVRADGSVECGKETGSIHAVGKNLQNAPSCNGWTFWHYEDGGEVKPIDAARGLYLLAAED from the coding sequence CTGACTAAAATTCGCGCACCAAAGCGCAAGACGAAGCATGCGGGCGTCGACAAGGCGGATTTGCCGCTGGGGCAGATACTGACAGGTGATTGCGTGGCTGCGATGCGCAAATTGCCCGATGCCAGCGTCGATCTCGTCTTCGCTGATCCACCCTATAATCTCCAGCTTGGCGGCGATCTCAATCGGCCAGACGGCAGCCATGTCGATGCCGTGACGGATGATTGGGACCAGTTCGACAGCTTTGCTCTTTATGACAAGTTTACAAAGGACTGGCTGACAGAGTGCAGGCGTGTTCTGAAGCCTGACGGCGCATTATGGGTGATTGGCAGCTATCACAATATCTATCGCGTCGGAGCGATTTTGCAGGATCTGGGGTTCTGGATCCTCAACGATGTCGTGTGGCGGAAAACCAATCCCATGCCAAATTTCCGTGGCACCCGCTTCACCAATGCGCATGAAACGCTGCTGTGGGCGAGCCAGGGGGAGAAATCGCGCTATCATTTCAATTATCGGGCGATGAAAACGCTCAATGATGAATTGCAGATGCGGTCCGACTGGACCTTCCCGATCTGTTCGGGTGGGGAGCGTTTGAAGGATGACGCCGGCCATAAGGCACATCCCACGCAAAAGCCTGAAGCTTTGCTTTATCGTGTGCTGCTGGCAACGACCGAAGCGGGCGACGTTGTGCTGGATCCGTTCTTCGGCACCGGCACTACCGGAGCAGTGGCAAAGCGTTTGGGTCGTGAATGGATCGGCTGCGAGCGTGAAGCCGTCTACCGCAAGGTCGCCCATGCGCGGATCGAAAAGGAATTACCGCTGGATGAAAGCGCGCTCGCCACGATGCAGAGCCGCAAAAGCCAGCCGCGTGTCGCCTTTGGCGCGGTGGTGGAGGCCGGATTGCTCAAGCCCGGCGCCGAGATATTCGACAAGAAACGCCGCTGGAAAGCTAAGGTGCGTGCCGATGGCAGCGTGGAATGCGGCAAGGAAACTGGATCAATTCATGCCGTAGGCAAGAATTTGCAGAATGCGCCAAGCTGCAATGGCTGGACGTTCTGGCATTATGAGGATGGCGGCGAAGTGAAGCCGATTGATGCGGCACGCGGGCTGTATCTGCTGGCGGCAGAAGACTGA
- a CDS encoding sigma-54-dependent transcriptional regulator, which translates to MADTEQRLLMLIDDEPAQSRLISALAGREGWRTLVVSDSESAIATLGTRQGMQLSAIILDQWVPGDRACELIAELQERRPALPILMLTTSTSPQLAVEAMRAGATDYLVKPVAPDRLMQALRNSTSRASPHDELTPLSEKMPAKLDFDAMVGTAPPFRDALAKAAKAARGQGHVLIEGESGTGKEMLVRAMHAASPRTKTELRMLNIAGIPASSLESVLFGHEKGAFPGAFEQQTGALQHCDGGTLILDEIDRLPSDLQDRLADVVETGQVKPVGAQYAYKVDVRIIAASNLPLTDLVATGHFRENLLTALSRTSIELPPLRQRSEDVPALTRHFLGRIAEQPGLRALGITSDALQLLSAFEWPGNVRQLQAVLFRAAVFCDGDALTCDDFPQLREIVGEIEPSEVPLRESAGVQLYCADGNLRPLEDIEADVIRLAIGHYRGRMTEVARRLGIGRSTLYRKLSDLGIDNAA; encoded by the coding sequence ATGGCCGATACCGAACAGCGATTATTGATGCTGATCGACGATGAACCGGCGCAAAGTCGCCTCATCTCAGCGCTTGCGGGCCGTGAAGGCTGGCGGACGCTGGTGGTGAGCGATTCCGAATCCGCTATCGCCACGTTGGGTACACGCCAGGGCATGCAATTGTCCGCCATCATTCTTGATCAATGGGTGCCGGGAGATCGGGCCTGTGAACTGATCGCTGAATTGCAGGAGCGTCGCCCTGCACTGCCGATCCTGATGCTGACAACCAGCACCAGCCCCCAGCTTGCGGTCGAAGCCATGCGCGCTGGCGCAACCGATTATCTCGTCAAGCCGGTCGCGCCCGATCGCCTGATGCAGGCGCTGCGCAACTCCACCTCGCGCGCTTCACCACATGATGAACTAACCCCGCTCAGCGAAAAAATGCCGGCCAAGCTCGATTTCGATGCCATGGTCGGCACCGCTCCACCATTTCGCGATGCGCTGGCAAAGGCTGCCAAGGCTGCGCGCGGACAGGGCCACGTGCTGATCGAAGGCGAAAGCGGCACGGGCAAGGAAATGCTCGTCCGCGCCATGCATGCCGCTAGTCCGCGCACAAAAACCGAACTGCGCATGCTCAATATCGCAGGTATTCCTGCCAGCAGCCTGGAATCGGTCCTTTTCGGCCATGAGAAGGGCGCTTTCCCGGGCGCTTTCGAGCAGCAGACAGGCGCCTTGCAACATTGCGATGGCGGCACGCTGATCCTCGACGAGATTGATCGCCTTCCTTCCGATTTGCAGGATCGCCTCGCCGATGTGGTCGAAACCGGTCAGGTCAAACCTGTCGGCGCGCAATATGCCTATAAGGTTGATGTGCGCATCATCGCCGCCAGCAATCTGCCCCTGACAGATCTGGTAGCAACGGGCCATTTCCGCGAAAACCTGCTGACCGCGCTGTCACGCACTTCCATTGAATTACCGCCGCTGCGCCAACGCAGCGAAGACGTGCCCGCCCTCACCCGTCATTTCCTTGGCAGGATTGCCGAACAGCCCGGCCTGCGTGCGCTTGGCATCACGTCCGATGCGCTGCAATTGCTGTCCGCTTTCGAATGGCCGGGCAATGTCCGCCAGTTACAGGCCGTATTGTTCCGCGCCGCCGTGTTCTGCGATGGTGATGCGCTGACCTGCGACGATTTCCCGCAATTGCGCGAAATCGTCGGCGAGATTGAGCCTTCCGAAGTGCCGCTGCGCGAAAGTGCTGGTGTGCAATTATACTGTGCCGATGGAAATCTACGCCCGCTGGAAGATATCGAGGCCGATGTTATCCGCCTTGCCATCGGCCATTATCGCGGCCGCATGACGGAAGTTGCCCGCCGGCTCGGCATCGGCCGCTCTACTCTGTATCGCAAGCTGTCAGATCTTGGGATCGACAACGCAGCCTGA
- a CDS encoding ribonuclease HII has protein sequence MLSGTPFSTFCAELGPQPLVAGVDEAGRGPLAGPVVAAAVLLCKPAPPGMDDSKKLTARAREEAEQKIRETCAYGIGVVDVAQIDALNIFGATMLAMSLAMEQLCKALGHDDCATLIDGNFTPHDRCDRWRWPAEAIVGGDGREPAIGAASILAKTYRDRIMVEAAQDHPHYGWERNKGYGSKEHMEALRLHGPTPLHRRSFAPVAQLEMTL, from the coding sequence ATGTTATCGGGAACGCCTTTTTCTACCTTTTGTGCCGAGCTTGGCCCGCAGCCGCTTGTCGCCGGTGTCGATGAAGCGGGGCGCGGGCCGCTTGCCGGGCCAGTTGTGGCCGCCGCGGTGCTGCTGTGCAAGCCCGCTCCGCCCGGGATGGACGATTCCAAGAAGCTCACCGCCCGGGCGCGTGAAGAGGCGGAACAGAAAATCCGTGAAACATGCGCTTATGGCATTGGCGTGGTGGACGTGGCGCAGATTGACGCACTGAATATCTTCGGTGCAACAATGCTGGCGATGAGCCTGGCGATGGAGCAGTTGTGCAAGGCGCTCGGCCATGATGATTGCGCGACGCTGATTGATGGCAATTTCACCCCGCACGACCGTTGTGACCGCTGGCGCTGGCCGGCCGAAGCCATTGTGGGCGGTGACGGGCGGGAACCCGCCATCGGCGCGGCAAGCATCCTCGCCAAAACCTATCGCGACCGCATTATGGTTGAGGCGGCGCAGGACCATCCGCATTACGGATGGGAACGTAACAAGGGTTACGGCTCGAAAGAGCATATGGAGGCTTTGCGCCTGCACGGTCCCACGCCGCTGCACAGGCGCTCTTTCGCTCCCGTCGCGCAACTTGAGATGACGCTTTAG
- a CDS encoding PQQ-dependent sugar dehydrogenase, with translation MRNLFLGTAIFSASLALASCTGSQSGDTANATSAAVSDSMMAGEAVALQGNSPFAASSHATLDRPWALAFEPETGRIFITEKGGNLRYYQPADGTTGAVSGGLPEVVDEKQGGLGDMAFGPDYAESGTIYLTWAQDAGNNMTVAALGRGKLDCAAPSNCRITGFSEIWRQSRPAESKGHYSHKIAFSPDGQYLFLSSGDRQEQDPAQNLSNNLGTIVRLNLDGTAAAGNPFADRGSPTDQIWSYGHRNILGIAFAPDGHLWEIEHGPAGGDELNKVTRGANYGWPLRSNGNNYDGSNIADHSADDGFARPAIGWTPVIAPADMIFYTGNMFSDWRGHLLIANLRTTSISRITVNSAANSADEAARYEFPNRLRDIAQAPDGAIWVIEDGVGGRLLRLSPAS, from the coding sequence ATGCGCAATCTGTTCCTTGGTACTGCCATATTCTCCGCCTCGCTCGCCCTCGCAAGCTGCACAGGTTCGCAATCGGGGGATACTGCAAATGCGACCAGCGCTGCTGTATCAGACAGCATGATGGCAGGTGAGGCTGTCGCATTGCAAGGCAACTCGCCATTCGCCGCTTCGAGCCATGCAACACTGGACCGGCCCTGGGCACTTGCATTCGAGCCGGAAACGGGTCGCATTTTCATCACTGAGAAGGGCGGAAATCTCCGCTATTACCAACCCGCCGATGGCACTACAGGCGCGGTGTCAGGCGGGCTGCCAGAAGTAGTCGATGAAAAGCAGGGCGGTCTGGGCGATATGGCCTTTGGCCCTGATTACGCCGAAAGCGGAACGATCTATCTCACCTGGGCTCAGGATGCAGGCAACAATATGACCGTGGCTGCGCTGGGCCGGGGCAAGCTGGATTGTGCCGCGCCAAGCAATTGCAGGATTACTGGCTTCAGCGAAATCTGGCGACAGAGCCGCCCTGCTGAAAGCAAGGGTCATTATTCGCACAAGATCGCCTTCTCGCCGGATGGACAATATCTCTTCCTGTCCAGCGGTGACAGGCAGGAACAGGACCCGGCTCAGAATCTGTCGAACAATCTGGGCACTATCGTCCGCCTCAATCTGGATGGCACAGCCGCAGCCGGAAATCCCTTTGCCGATCGCGGCTCCCCGACTGACCAGATATGGTCATATGGCCATCGCAATATTTTGGGCATCGCCTTTGCGCCTGACGGCCATTTGTGGGAAATCGAACATGGTCCTGCAGGCGGAGACGAATTGAACAAGGTCACCCGCGGCGCCAATTACGGTTGGCCGCTGCGCTCCAACGGTAATAATTACGATGGCAGCAATATCGCCGATCACAGCGCAGACGATGGTTTTGCCAGGCCTGCTATCGGCTGGACCCCAGTTATCGCGCCGGCGGACATGATCTTTTACACGGGCAATATGTTTTCCGATTGGCGTGGCCATCTGCTGATAGCCAATTTGCGGACCACGTCTATCAGCCGGATCACGGTGAATTCAGCTGCCAACAGCGCGGACGAGGCGGCTCGATATGAATTTCCTAATCGCCTGCGTGACATTGCACAGGCGCCTGATGGAGCAATCTGGGTGATCGAAGACGGGGTTGGCGGGCGGCTGCTCCGCCTTAGCCCCGCATCCTGA